Within Caldanaerovirga acetigignens, the genomic segment CGGAATTGAATCTGCCAGTACTTTTTGTCGGTGTGGGAGAAGGGATAGATGATTTGGAAGAATTTGACCCGCAGGCCTTTGTGGATGCGATACTTTAAAATTTCTGTTGACGGGAATTAGCGAATTGTATAAAATTAGGTATGTAAAGTTTTATACCTTTACAGGTGAAAAAATGCCGGACTTGATAAGAATAAGTCTCTTATATGATTTTTACGGGACTTTTTTAACCGAGAAGCAAAGGGAGTTTTTTGAACTTCATTTTTTCAATGACTGGTCTTTGAGCGAGATAGCGGAAAATTACGGTGTTACCCGCCAGAACGTGTTCGATGTAGTGAATCGTTCAACCGCTTTACTGGAAGAGTATGAAAAAAAATTGGGCATGGTAGAAAGGTTTATAAGCATGACGAAGGATATAGAGAGAATACTGAAATCTCTAAAAGAACTAAGACCCTTTGTTATAGGAGACGGAAAGGCGAAATTGGAAAAAATTTATAATGAACTCGCGACGCTAATTAAAGAAGGGTGTGAATAATTTGGCTTTTGAGGCCTTAACTCAGAAACTAGAAGCGGTTTTCAAAAGGCTGAGAGGGAAGGGCAAATTGTCGGAAGCCGATGTAAAGCAGGCAATGAGAGAAATTAGGTTGGCCCTCTTAGAAGCCGATGTGAACTACAAGGTAGTAAAGGACTTTGTGCAAAAAGTCACCGAACGGGCTGTAGGCCAGGAAGTGATGGAGAGCCTGACCCCTGCTCAACAGGTAATAAAAATAGTCCACGACGAACTTGTAAAATTAATGGGGCCTAAAGATACCAAATTGGATTTTTCGCAGTCCAAGGTAAGCGTTTTTATGATGGTAGGTCTTCAGGGGTCGGGGAAAACTACCACTTGCGGAAAACTGGGGCTTTATCTTTCCAAAGTGGGCAAAAGGCCGCTTTTAGTAGCCGCAGATATATACCGGCCGGCTGCCATAAAACAGCTTCAAGTGGTAGGAGAAAAAATTGGGTTGCCGGTTTTTACAGCTGGAGAACAGGAGCCGGTGGCTATTTCCAAAGCAGCTTTAGAACATGCTCATCGCCAAGGCAACGACGTTGTCATAATAGATACGGCTGGCCGTCTCCACATAGACGACGAATTGATGGAGGAGCTGGAGCGGATAAAAGAAGCTGTAACGCCCAACGAGATTTTGCTGGTGGTTGACAGCATGACTGGGCAGGATGCGGTCAACGTGGCCGAGACCTTTCATAGCAGGTTGCATCTGACAGGCTTGATTTTGACCAAGCTCGACGGTGATACGAGGGGAGGGGCGGCGCTCTCGATAAAGGCGGTAACGGGTTGTCCGATAAAATTTATAGGCGTAGGTGAAAAACTTACCGACCTGGAGCCATTTTATCCGGACAGGATGGCTTCTAGGATATTAGGAATGGGCGATGTGCTTAGTTTGATAGAGAAGGCCACCGCGGCGATAGACCAAGAAAAAGCTAGGCAACTTGAAGAAAAGATTAGGAAGGAAGAATTTACATTAGAGGATTTTCTTGAACAGATAAAACAGGTAAGAAAAATGGGTTCTCTTGACCAGATAATTAGCATGATTCCAGGGTTTTCTCCTCAAAAATTACATGGCGTAGAATTCAATGAAAAAGAACTGGTGCACATAGAAGCCATTATCAACTCCATGACTAAAGAAGAACGCCGTAATCCCAGCATCATAAACGGCAGCAGACGCAGGAGAATTGCCATGGGCAGTGGAACTTCCGTTCAAGATGTAAACAGGCTTTTGAAGCAATTCGAGCAGACTAGAAAACTCATGAAACAACTGAGTGACCTAGAAAAAGGAAGAAAAAAAGGCAGATTTAAATTGCCTTTCTTTTAACTAACAGAAGGAGGTGATGTGCAGATGGCGGTAAGAATAAGATTGAAGCGCATGGGGGCAAAGAAAAGGCCCTTTTACCGGATCGTCGTGGCGGATAGCAGAAGCCCGCGAGATGGAAGGTTTATAGAGGAAATCGGTTATTACAACCCCCTCACCGATCCTGCCGAAATAAAAATCAATGAAGAAAAAGCTCTGGATTGGATGAGGAAGGGTGCCCAACCGACCGAGAGCGTAAAGCAATTATTCAAGACTACAGGCCTGCTTGAAAAATATAAATCTCAGAAGACAAATACCGGAAAAAATTCTTAAAGTGAAGGAGGAATAAACCTTGACCGAGTTAGTGGAATACATCGCAAAGGCATTGGTTGACCACCCTGAAGAAGTGACTGTAAACAGAGTGGAAGGTGAACAGTCAGTAATAATTGAATTAAAGGTGCACCCCGATGACATGGGCAAAATCATCGGGAAGCAGGGCAGGATAGCAAAAGCCATCAGAACCGTAGTCAAAGCTGCTGCTGCTAAAGAAGGAAAAAGGGTAATCGTAGAGATTCTATAGGGGTTAGGGTTTTGCCTAACCCTTTTATTCGAGGATAGGAGGCTTTCCCCTTGAGAGAATATATAACTATAGGGAAGGTACTTTGCCCTTGGGGAATTAAA encodes:
- a CDS encoding KH domain-containing protein, yielding MTELVEYIAKALVDHPEEVTVNRVEGEQSVIIELKVHPDDMGKIIGKQGRIAKAIRTVVKAAAAKEGKRVIVEIL
- the ffh gene encoding signal recognition particle protein, whose translation is MAFEALTQKLEAVFKRLRGKGKLSEADVKQAMREIRLALLEADVNYKVVKDFVQKVTERAVGQEVMESLTPAQQVIKIVHDELVKLMGPKDTKLDFSQSKVSVFMMVGLQGSGKTTTCGKLGLYLSKVGKRPLLVAADIYRPAAIKQLQVVGEKIGLPVFTAGEQEPVAISKAALEHAHRQGNDVVIIDTAGRLHIDDELMEELERIKEAVTPNEILLVVDSMTGQDAVNVAETFHSRLHLTGLILTKLDGDTRGGAALSIKAVTGCPIKFIGVGEKLTDLEPFYPDRMASRILGMGDVLSLIEKATAAIDQEKARQLEEKIRKEEFTLEDFLEQIKQVRKMGSLDQIISMIPGFSPQKLHGVEFNEKELVHIEAIINSMTKEERRNPSIINGSRRRRIAMGSGTSVQDVNRLLKQFEQTRKLMKQLSDLEKGRKKGRFKLPFF
- the ylxM gene encoding YlxM family DNA-binding protein, with the protein product MTGISELYKIRYVKFYTFTGEKMPDLIRISLLYDFYGTFLTEKQREFFELHFFNDWSLSEIAENYGVTRQNVFDVVNRSTALLEEYEKKLGMVERFISMTKDIERILKSLKELRPFVIGDGKAKLEKIYNELATLIKEGCE
- the rpsP gene encoding 30S ribosomal protein S16, with amino-acid sequence MAVRIRLKRMGAKKRPFYRIVVADSRSPRDGRFIEEIGYYNPLTDPAEIKINEEKALDWMRKGAQPTESVKQLFKTTGLLEKYKSQKTNTGKNS